ACAGCCTGCTTCGTAGCAAGTAACCTAACGCTTTCCGGTGGTAAAGTAGCTATGTCATACTGTCTAAACGGTCCATAACTCTTCATATCCTCGCATACGATCTTTGGAAATGTTTGCATGAAGCAAACAATTCTATACTTTGCCGACCTATCCTCTATTTTTGGGATTCTGAACTCATGCGCGATCGAATTTATTCTTTCTCTGTATTCGTAAATTATCTTAGAGAGTTCTTCAGCAAAGCGTCTCTCCATGCTCAGAAGGTTTTCAAGCTGCACTCCCTTGAGTAAGGCATAGACAATCTTTCTAAATCTTATTTCAAAGAGTGAAGATAGCAACCTCTTAACGACGTCTAACTCAACGTATCTGATTAATGTAGATGCGGCTTTTTTATCGGATACTTTCAGTTGCTGTCTTATCGAGGATGCATAAGCATACAATTTATTCTCAAAATCTTGTGGTATATGTGTGAGATTATCTTGCGTTCTCTCCTTAAGCCATATGGTCATAAGTTCGTCGTAAAAACCTTCCGTAGCTTCTTCTGACATCATGTTAAAGTCGTGACATCTTGCTCTTAAACTGTTGCTCTTACTATGCCAGGGTCGCGATGCCCTTGCAGAGTAGTAAGACGGCCAAATAAGCCGGTAGCTTTACGTTCTCGTTATCGTAAGGTCCGTACCATTCATCACATATGCGCGTTTTTGGCATGTATATTACATGCACTTTACATGGCTCGTCGGACATCACGACAGCATCAACGAACGGGTTGAACTGGTCTAAAGCGTCGATTTCAAGTCTCTTTGCTAAAAAACCAGTCTTTCCGTTTAACGTGTTGGCAAGTCTTATAAGTCGATGTATGTCTGTTGTGACGATCGTGTCTATCATGCTTCTCGCCTCTTCTACAGCTAATGTTGTAATAGCTTTTATAACGCTGGGCTTTAAAACTTCCCATTTAGGAGATTCTAACCACAACGTCAACAACGAATCCTTAATTTGCAACAAATCACTGTATTCTTTATTTCCGATCAATCTTATCATCCTTTCGGCGATACGCGGTTTGTGAAGGTCTTTGATCACTTCAAAAGCCGCTTTCGCCAACCTACCTCTCCATGAACCGTCCGTATACTCAAGCGTAGTGGAATAGTGGCGCCTCCTATCGATGGGTAATCCATAAAGCGTAGGGTCGAGCCCGTTCCCCAGGATGTAGTCAGTAATCTCCTTTCTCGACACTTGGTCGAGTGTAAAAAGTTTCTCGTCGTTTACTATTATGTGGAAACCTCTATTTCCCGAAAAATTCACCGAAATCTTCGAGTATGGAATACCAAAATCCATCTCAAGGAAATCTAAAAGTTTACGGTTTTCTTCCTTTGCCGCCTCTATGCAGTTCTCACAAACCCAGTCAACACGTCTAACTTTTGTGCTGCCGCAATTGTTGCATTGCTCGGCCTCAGGTGATAACTTGACCCTGCAATCTTCACATATTGAAAAGTCATGCCTTTCTTTGCACGGAAGGTTTAGATGGTCGGCATCTATATCGAATATGAGTTCCGCACCTAACCATACCTTTTCCTCCATGGGGGCCTGAGGATGCTGATAATGGGCAGCCGAATGATATATATGCAAAGGTGTTACCTTCTTTATTAATTCAAACAGTTCATGTGGGCTTTTTAACGATATGTGCCTTACCATGATCTTCTGCCCAAAGGCGAAGTATCCAAACTCCCTCCTTTCGATCATGCGAGGTACGTGCACACTTTCTGCATCTTTTCTATAATACTCGTTAAACAGGGCGTGGACGTATTCAGCATCTTTGTTTGTTAGAAAACTCAGGATTTCTCACCGCGGGTTTTTATCGTATACGTTACTATCAAAAGCCACACGAATAGAATCAACCAGTAGACGTTTAGCCTAACCTGGTCGAAGAATGCCTCCAATGACATGGTGTTGTTATAAAAGTTATCCTAACGTAAAAGCTTTTTCCTAAGCCCGTTCCTCTACCGCGATAACCTACGCTTCGTGTTTGGTCCAAAGATCGTATGCAAAGTCCATTAACGCATCCTTTACACAAGAGGTGCAAACACTCCCTCCATAAATCCTTGACACTGTTCTTTCGCTCTTAGAAGTCTTTGAAGGTTTTTCAATAGAGATGCCGTGCAGCGGTTTGCCGCATGTGCCGCAACGGGGTGTTCCTGGCCTTTCCTCAAAGTAGTGGGTAACGAGCCTCCCACCTGGTGTCCTAACCTGCTTTCTTTTCCTGCTTCTTGTCCTGAGGGCTCTTCTCGGCAAGAGTACCACCCGCCATACTTAAGCCGAATGCCTTATACAAAGGTAAGCTTACTGCAAAGAATGCTAAAACGTACCATCCATAAAAGGTTAACGCACCGTCTTGAGTTATAAAAGGTATAAAAAAGTCACCAGGCAGGGTTACTTTAGTGTCACCGAAAAACATGGTCATGGCCCAGTATGTTGCCAGAAAGAGTACCAAGCTGACTATCATTACTACAAAATTTTTCTTCATAACGTTAAACTCTACTTTCTTTATATAATCCATTCGTTTTTCTAACTTCTGAAGGGTTTTCTGATCGCCGCGTCTCTTTGCCCTCATAAGTTCCTGCCTGAATAGATTCGCCTCCATCATCTTTTCTATGTCTTGTTTTTTAATTATGGACTTTCTAATGAAATTCGTTAGGGATATCGTCAGCGCCGCTATGGCTACCGTGAGCAACATGTAAAAAACGCTCGAACTCATCAACTCTCACCAAGCAGTCTGCCAAGTGCTGGATACATCTCTGTAAGCCTTTCTCTAACCAAAAGCTGATAGTACTGGTAGATTATTCCTATCAATAAGAGGAGGCCAGTGCCTGTTCCGAAGGTGTGGGTGTAGTCCGCGACGCTTGCTATAAGCCCCACGATTATTGCTCCCAATATCGTGACCGTTGATATGTATTTTCCTATTATTTTTTCTATAACTTCGGGTGACCTACGGAATCCGGGAATTTGCATGCCGGCTTTGAGTAACTGCTCCGCTACTTTTGAAGGACTTAGCCCTCCTATGTTTACCCAGAATTTGGCAAAGAGTAAGCACAACGTTACGAGTAGTCCAGCGTATACGATGCCCCTAACCGGGTCTTTCGATAATCCTTCTATGGAGCCGGGCGTCGTCATGTAGTAGGCCAACCCACCCGTCGGCACTATCTGGCCTCCCTCGGTCTTTTCGAACGTACCTAACAAGTTCAAGAAGACGTTTTTCCCATCTTGGTTGTAGCTATTCCATAGCATTGATGCCAGATAGTAAACGTTGCCGAATATCATGCTGGCAAATATTACTGGTATAACCGAGACGTAGAGTAACTTCACTGGATACTTCGCTCTGAATCCTGAGAACTTAGCATAAGATATCGGTATCTCCACCTCGACCGCGTTGAGATATATTAACGTCAGAATTAGGATGACCGTCGTCATAAGACCTATAAGGTCCGGCATGTTATGGGTTCGTATTATCACTGGGGATATCCCTTGCCCAGAAATTAGGGACTGGAACGTCGCCAGTATAACGCCCTGGTAAAGTCCGTCTGGGGATACTATCATCGGCGAAAATAATCTAATCATTATATCCTGCGCAACACCGACTGCTATGAACAAGCTTATGCCGCTACCAAGCCCCCAGCCTCTCTGTATCAACTCGTCGAGCATCATTATGACGAACGTGGCTATCATAAGCTGGATGAATATCAAAGCTACCTGAACCGCCGTTATTGTGCCGAACATACCGCCCATGCTGAACGCGAGTGCTTGAATGGCAGCAACCACAAGCGACAGGATCTTGCTCAGAGATGTGAAGAGCGCTCTATCTTCAGGTTTAGTTAAATTCAGCTTTATTATCTCCGCACCGACTAGTAGCTGAAGAAGTATGCCTGCCGTAACTATCGGCCCAATACCAAGCGTGGTTAGAGTTCCAGTTTTTTGAGCAAAAACCACGTGGAGTATGAAGATATGTTCGGTGATCTGGGTCCTCGGTACGCCGTAAAGGTACACTTCCCCCATGATGAGGTATATGAGCATAGCCAAGGTTGTCCATACGAGCTTTTCGGCTAAACTAACCCTTCTTGTCGGTTTAGCTACTTCTGGCATAAACCGGCTTATACTTTCGATGAACTTCCTCGCTGTCGACAATCGCTCCACGTCCGCTTTATCCTAATAATGCGGTTAGTTCATCAGGTTTTATAATTTTGCCCCCTGCGCTAGATATTTTTTTACTAGCCTGCTCCGTCCATCTGTCTGCTACAACCAATAACGGCTTATAAACCTCGCCACCGCCCAAAACTTTCTCTATACCCATAGACTTGAGGTTGACGAGTAACATGTTGTCTACTCTTTGTAGGTTTTCACTTTTCTCGAGCGCCTCAGCAAGCTCAGATAGCTGCTTTAGGTTGATGGCCTTGTAGACTTTCCTATTCGGTCTAAAGAAACCGTGCTTGCCGAAGTAGTCGGGCGCATACTTTAAAACCCAGGTCCACTTGTGCTTGTGACTTCCCGCCATTCCCCTCCCTCCCTTAGAGCCCGTCTTTCTATGCTGACCTATCTGTCCCCAGCTACACGTCCTAGAGCCCCTCAGTTTTCTTATCTTTCTCAACCTCGTCGGCAAAGTTCTCACCCATTTTTACTTGAACGTATTCACGGTTTTTTCTGACCGGGAAGATATATAGTTATACCTTTCGTACACTGAAGACGGCACGGCTAAGGGGCATAATTGGTCAGCGTTCAAGATGCCTGTATTTTCCTCTTTATGTAGGGGAGAAGGCCGCCAGCAAGCAACACTTCCCTCTGTTTGTCGATTAAGCTGCTTGTCGCAACGAACTCCGTACCCTTTGTCTTGTTTATGATTTTTATCGGCTCTCCCCTTCTTACCGCCTCTGCCAATCTTGGAATTTCTAGCTCGTCACCGACGTCTATCTTATCATAGTCCGACGGGTCTTTGAACGTTAATGGGACTATTCCAAAGTTGACCAAGTTTTCTTTATGTATTCTAGCCAGGGATTTGGCTATTACAGCTTTCACGCCTAGGTACATGGGTGCAATTGCTGCATGTTCCCTTGAAGAACCCTGGCCGTAGTTTTCGCCGCCTACTATCACACCAACCTTGGCAGCTCGTGCTCTTTCATAAAACGTAGGGTCTATCCTGCTAAACGTGTACCTCGATAATTCTGGTACGTTCGATCTGAGTGGCAGGATCTTCGCACCTGCTGGAAGTATGTCGTCGGTGCTTATATTGTCGCCGACCTTTATCAAAACCTTGGCTGTCAAAGACTCTGCTAAAGGTTCCTTCACCGGTACGTCCTTTATGTTTGGCCCCTTTATCACCTTGACGGCTTCGGGCGTCGGTGACGGAGGTATTATCATGTTGTCGTTTACCAAAAAGCGCTCAGGTTCCTCGACGTATTTGATGTCGATGTCGGACTCCCTTGGGTCTGCGAATTCTCCCTTCAAAGCTATGTAGGTTGCAACGAGCGGATTAGTCAGGTAAACGTCAGCCTCGGAAGTCCCCGACCTACCCTTAAAGTTTCTGTTAAACGACCTGACCGACACACCGTTGTAAGGTGGTGCCTGGCCCATGCCTATACAAGGACCACACGCCGATTCAAGAATTCTTGCACCAGCTGCTATCATGTCGGCCAATGCACCATCCCTGGCCAGCATCTCGTAAACCTGCCTGGATCCCGGTGAGATCGTCATGCTCACGTTCGGCGCAATTGTTCTTCCTTTGAGTATCTGAGCTATGGTCTTCATTATTTGATACGAGGAATTCGTGCAACTTCCGATGCATACTTGGTCTACCTTTATACCCTTAAGCTCGCTTATTTTCACGACGTTGTCAGGTTGGTGTGGTTTGGCGACGTAAGGCTCCAGTTCGCCTAAGTTCACAGTGATCGTATCCGCGTATTCCGCGTCCGGGTCTGGGCTTAACTCCCTCCAAGCGCCTCCCCTGCCTTGAGCCTCAAGGTAGTGCTTTGTCCTCTCGTCCGATGGGAATATTGACGTCGTTAAACCTAGCTCCGCCCCAAAGTTAGCGACGGTCGCCCTCTCCGTCACCGTGAGCGTCTTAACACCTGGACCGACATACTCGAATATCTTTCCGACACCACCCTTGACCGTGTACCTTCTCAAAAGCTCAAACACGATGTCCATGGCCGTAACCCAAGGCCTCTTCAGCTCACCTTCAAGGACAACCTTTACGATTTCGGGTACCCTGAACTCGTAAGGCTCTCCTGCCATCGCGGCTGCAACTTCCAGGCCTCCGACACCTATCGCAAGCATACTCATGCCGCCAGCTGTCGGTGTATGACTATCGGAACCGAGTAGCACCTGCCCGGGAACCGCAAACCTCTCTAAGTGCACCTGATGACAGATTCCGTTCCCTGGTCTAGAGTAGTGTATGCCGTACTTCGCCGCCGCGGTCCTTAAGAATATGTGGTCGTCGGCGCTTAGGTTATCGATCTGAAGCATGTTATGGTCGACATAAACTACCGCTAGCGGAACCTTTATACGCGGGATGCCCATTGCCTCAAATTCTAGCATAGCCATCGTACCTGTCGCGTCTTGCATCAGAACCTGATCGACCTTTATGGAAACAACCTCACCAGGCTCGGGCTTCCCGCTTACAAGGTGTTCTTTTATTATCTTCTGGGCCATCGTTAGACCCATTTAGACAACCCGCATACCTTCCAAAAATTTCGGATATTTTAGTATTTGCTGATGCCCTCTCTCCATGGATCCATGGTGTTATGGGCGCAGCGTACACCAAAATTAGTTCAGCAGTGCGGAAAATTTTTTCTGAGGATGCTGAACTAATCCTTAGCGTACAATGCGAGTTTAAAAACTGCGCTTGTCAATTGAAAGCCTCCATGCTAATATAGGCGAATTCGACCGTAGTAAACGGGTTGAGGGTAGAATGAACACAAAAAGCATAACCCTTAGGATAGCGATAACCATCATAACTCTAAGCCTTCTAGCTGTGCTTATATGGTTCTTATGGAGTACAGGCATAATTCCGGCCACAGTTCCCCTTAACGTCGTTTACACGATCCTAGCGGCCGTAGGCATCGTGTTGATAGTCTACATTATAAGCGACCCGATACTCAAAACCCTTACGCCCAAATATGGACGCAAGGCTTATGCAGTCACGAACGTCCTTAAGCTCTTCACGTACATAGTAGCTGGCATAATGCTCTTAGCATCTTTAGGAATAAGTCCCGAGGCGGCCCTTGCGGGAGGAACATTCTCCGGGCTTATCGTTGGTCTGGCCTTACAGCCTGTGCTTAGCAACTTCTTCGCCGGTCTCATAGTGTTGCTTACGGGTTATGTGAAGCCCGGAGACGATATCAGGCTCGTAACGCCTGAGATGCCGTACCAATGGGCACTCTTTCCAGGTTACAAATATTTCTCGCCTGACTACGTGTTTGTGGGTTATAGAGGTAAAATCATAGAGGTCGGCCTGCTATATTCTCTAA
Above is a window of Aigarchaeota archaeon DNA encoding:
- a CDS encoding 60S ribosomal protein L34; amino-acid sequence: MPRRALRTRSRKRKQVRTPGGRLVTHYFEERPGTPRCGTCGKPLHGISIEKPSKTSKSERTVSRIYGGSVCTSCVKDALMDFAYDLWTKHEA
- a CDS encoding EMC3/TMCO1 family protein, with product MSSSVFYMLLTVAIAALTISLTNFIRKSIIKKQDIEKMMEANLFRQELMRAKRRGDQKTLQKLEKRMDYIKKVEFNVMKKNFVVMIVSLVLFLATYWAMTMFFGDTKVTLPGDFFIPFITQDGALTFYGWYVLAFFAVSLPLYKAFGLSMAGGTLAEKSPQDKKQEKKAG
- the secY gene encoding preprotein translocase subunit SecY; the protein is MSTARKFIESISRFMPEVAKPTRRVSLAEKLVWTTLAMLIYLIMGEVYLYGVPRTQITEHIFILHVVFAQKTGTLTTLGIGPIVTAGILLQLLVGAEIIKLNLTKPEDRALFTSLSKILSLVVAAIQALAFSMGGMFGTITAVQVALIFIQLMIATFVIMMLDELIQRGWGLGSGISLFIAVGVAQDIMIRLFSPMIVSPDGLYQGVILATFQSLISGQGISPVIIRTHNMPDLIGLMTTVILILTLIYLNAVEVEIPISYAKFSGFRAKYPVKLLYVSVIPVIFASMIFGNVYYLASMLWNSYNQDGKNVFLNLLGTFEKTEGGQIVPTGGLAYYMTTPGSIEGLSKDPVRGIVYAGLLVTLCLLFAKFWVNIGGLSPSKVAEQLLKAGMQIPGFRRSPEVIEKIIGKYISTVTILGAIIVGLIASVADYTHTFGTGTGLLLLIGIIYQYYQLLVRERLTEMYPALGRLLGES
- a CDS encoding 50S ribosomal protein L15 produces the protein MPTRLRKIRKLRGSRTCSWGQIGQHRKTGSKGGRGMAGSHKHKWTWVLKYAPDYFGKHGFFRPNRKVYKAINLKQLSELAEALEKSENLQRVDNMLLVNLKSMGIEKVLGGGEVYKPLLVVADRWTEQASKKISSAGGKIIKPDELTALLG
- a CDS encoding aconitate hydratase — its product is MGLTMAQKIIKEHLVSGKPEPGEVVSIKVDQVLMQDATGTMAMLEFEAMGIPRIKVPLAVVYVDHNMLQIDNLSADDHIFLRTAAAKYGIHYSRPGNGICHQVHLERFAVPGQVLLGSDSHTPTAGGMSMLAIGVGGLEVAAAMAGEPYEFRVPEIVKVVLEGELKRPWVTAMDIVFELLRRYTVKGGVGKIFEYVGPGVKTLTVTERATVANFGAELGLTTSIFPSDERTKHYLEAQGRGGAWRELSPDPDAEYADTITVNLGELEPYVAKPHQPDNVVKISELKGIKVDQVCIGSCTNSSYQIMKTIAQILKGRTIAPNVSMTISPGSRQVYEMLARDGALADMIAAGARILESACGPCIGMGQAPPYNGVSVRSFNRNFKGRSGTSEADVYLTNPLVATYIALKGEFADPRESDIDIKYVEEPERFLVNDNMIIPPSPTPEAVKVIKGPNIKDVPVKEPLAESLTAKVLIKVGDNISTDDILPAGAKILPLRSNVPELSRYTFSRIDPTFYERARAAKVGVIVGGENYGQGSSREHAAIAPMYLGVKAVIAKSLARIHKENLVNFGIVPLTFKDPSDYDKIDVGDELEIPRLAEAVRRGEPIKIINKTKGTEFVATSSLIDKQREVLLAGGLLPYIKRKIQAS
- a CDS encoding mechanosensitive ion channel family protein, with product MNTKSITLRIAITIITLSLLAVLIWFLWSTGIIPATVPLNVVYTILAAVGIVLIVYIISDPILKTLTPKYGRKAYAVTNVLKLFTYIVAGIMLLASLGISPEAALAGGTFSGLIVGLALQPVLSNFFAGLIVLLTGYVKPGDDIRLVTPEMPYQWALFPGYKYFSPDYVFVGYRGKIIEVGLLYSLMISDSGVELKIPNRIIFNAAIVNYTPERQLERISQVRYEFKVDYDPDLVLERIKKALSDMNEIEEITINEQSDKEYYIVLIRFTTPLDKDWKEIKSEVLKRIVKVHRELKLVEKPVGG